Genomic segment of Sphingopyxis lindanitolerans:
TCGGCTTCGAGACCACGCTGCAGGTGCGCAACAAGCTGCTCTCCGCCTATCGCGACATCATGAACATGCCGGTATAACCCATGGCCGAAGCCCAGATCCTGACCCCCGTCGACGAAAGCCCGAACCGTCTGCCCGTCCCCGCGATGGGCGGCCGCTTCGCGCCCGTTCAGCAGTTCGTCCGCCAGCCCGCCGTCCAGCGCGCGCTGCCGATGATCGCCACCACCACCGCGATCGGCATCGCCGCGCTCGCCTATTTCATGACCCAGTCGGCGCCGCAGGCCCAGCTTTTCGCCGGGCTCGACGACACCGACAAGGCGGCGGTCGCCGACGCGCTCCAGACGCAGGGGATCGGTCATACGATCGATCCGGCGACCGGCGCGCTGACCGTCGATGCCGACAAGCTCTACCAGGCGCGCATCGCGCTTGCCGGGCAGGGCCTGCCCAGGGCGCAGCCGAGCGGCGACAGCCTGATCGCTTCGCTGCCGATGGGATCGAGCCGCGCGATCGAGGGCGAAACGCTGCGCTCGGCGCGCGAAGCCGACCTGTCGCGCACGATCGAGACGATCGACGCGGTTAAAAGCGCGCGCGTCCACATCGCCGCCGCCGAACCCAGTCTGTTCGTCCGCGAGGACAAGCCCTCGACCGCGTCGGTCATGCTGACGCTACAGAACGGCCGCTCGCTCTCCGACGGCCAGGTTCAGGCGATCCGCTTTCTCGTCGCCTCCTCGGTTCCCGGCATGAACGCCGACCAGGTGCAGGTGATCGACCAGCGCGGCGCGCTGCTCTCCGACGGCGCGGCGAGCGGCGACATGAAGGCCTTCCAGCTTCAGACGCAGGTCGAGGATCGCTTCCGTCGCGCGCTCGACACGTTGCTCGGCCCGATGCTCGGCGCCGGCAATTATACGGTCGAGGTCCACGCCGATGTCGACATGTCCGAAAGCCAGGCGACCCGCGAAAGCTTCCCCAAGGACGACCGCGCGCTGACCAGCGAACAGGTCACCCGCACCGTCAGCGGCGAGGGTGCTCCCCCCGCCGTCGGCATCCCCGGCGCGCTGTCGAACCAGCCGCCGCAGGCCTCGACCGTCACCGGCACCGCGCCCGTTCCCACGG
This window contains:
- the fliF gene encoding flagellar basal-body MS-ring/collar protein FliF — protein: MAEAQILTPVDESPNRLPVPAMGGRFAPVQQFVRQPAVQRALPMIATTTAIGIAALAYFMTQSAPQAQLFAGLDDTDKAAVADALQTQGIGHTIDPATGALTVDADKLYQARIALAGQGLPRAQPSGDSLIASLPMGSSRAIEGETLRSAREADLSRTIETIDAVKSARVHIAAAEPSLFVREDKPSTASVMLTLQNGRSLSDGQVQAIRFLVASSVPGMNADQVQVIDQRGALLSDGAASGDMKAFQLQTQVEDRFRRALDTLLGPMLGAGNYTVEVHADVDMSESQATRESFPKDDRALTSEQVTRTVSGEGAPPAVGIPGALSNQPPQASTVTGTAPVPTAPGAPPTAQTNSNENATRAYEVGREISVTHQPQGQLRRVSVAVALNQGKKALTQTDIAKIDSLVKGAIGFDAARGDMVAINQRPFVKVEEAAPAFYDQPWFLPLVKQVGAILAAILAFFFIGRPLIRAAKQRATQRAEREAQIEETLLAVTENPAALASPRASNAITLDMIEAAPSYEARANLVREFVRQDSARAALVVRQLMQEGARA